One genomic segment of Desulfomicrobium sp. ZS1 includes these proteins:
- a CDS encoding SLC13 family permease, producing MTYDQALVMAIIAAAIGMFLWGKWRHDMVAIGALVVCVLLGLVEPQEAFAGFGHPAVVTVACVLVLSRGLQASGAVDVLTRTVLPANAGPTLSIAALVTLAAVLSGFMNNVGALALLMPVAIQVAGRLDLPPGKVLMPLAFGSILGGTTTLIGTPPNLIIAGFRANQPNTDAFGMFDFSMVGLPLTLVGIVFIVLIGWRLVPARRQAGAAGFEMSAYVTEVRVPEGSATEGKQVQEIKAVLQELDAQMLDLVRNDIHVRSPRPGKIVHAGDILVLEAEVGALNEVLMRLDLKLEEDKQPDAPDEKDAKPVDKDHYDVLESQEPGEGDAEPVSFEDNFEDRADLAAAAEESEDSSRKEETALMEMAVLPESKIVGSSASDLLLRTRYGINLLAIARQGECSMARLRSMRIKPGDVLLMQGQRDSLSGFAGNSGCVPLAQRDLRIPDKRKAIMATGIMVISVSLTALGLLPAEVAFAAGVLASMALRIVPLRSVYEAVDWPVIVLLAALLPVAGAMQHTGAADLIARLLLENVAQGNALVGLAVVMLTTMVLTDLMNNAATAAVMAPIGLGAAIQLDVNPDTFLMAVAIGASCAFLTPIGHQNNTLILGPGGFRFGDYWRMGLPMDCVVVALGLPLLVWFWPL from the coding sequence ATGACTTACGACCAGGCTCTCGTCATGGCGATTATAGCCGCTGCCATCGGCATGTTCTTATGGGGAAAATGGCGGCACGACATGGTTGCGATCGGGGCCTTGGTGGTTTGCGTACTTCTCGGTCTGGTCGAGCCGCAGGAGGCCTTTGCCGGTTTTGGTCATCCTGCCGTGGTTACGGTGGCTTGCGTGCTGGTGCTGAGCCGTGGTCTGCAAGCCTCCGGCGCGGTCGATGTGCTGACCCGGACTGTGTTGCCGGCCAACGCCGGTCCGACGCTCAGCATCGCGGCTTTGGTCACCCTGGCTGCCGTGCTTTCCGGCTTCATGAACAATGTCGGCGCACTGGCTTTGTTGATGCCGGTCGCAATTCAGGTTGCCGGCCGTCTGGACCTGCCTCCGGGCAAGGTCTTGATGCCCCTTGCTTTCGGGTCGATTCTGGGTGGCACCACGACCCTGATCGGAACCCCGCCCAACCTTATCATCGCGGGCTTTCGCGCAAACCAGCCGAACACGGACGCCTTTGGCATGTTCGATTTTTCGATGGTCGGCCTGCCGCTGACCCTGGTGGGAATTGTCTTTATCGTCCTCATTGGCTGGCGTCTTGTCCCGGCGCGCAGACAGGCGGGAGCGGCTGGTTTTGAGATGAGCGCCTACGTCACCGAGGTTCGCGTGCCGGAAGGCAGCGCCACGGAAGGCAAGCAGGTGCAGGAAATAAAGGCGGTTCTGCAGGAGCTCGATGCGCAAATGCTGGATCTTGTGCGCAACGATATTCATGTCCGTTCTCCCCGGCCCGGCAAGATAGTGCATGCCGGTGACATCTTGGTTCTGGAGGCAGAGGTGGGGGCTCTGAACGAGGTGCTTATGCGGCTTGATCTCAAGCTGGAAGAGGACAAGCAGCCGGATGCTCCTGACGAGAAAGATGCCAAGCCTGTCGATAAAGATCATTATGATGTCTTGGAATCGCAGGAACCGGGCGAGGGCGACGCTGAACCGGTCAGCTTTGAAGACAATTTCGAAGATCGGGCGGATCTTGCGGCGGCTGCCGAAGAGTCCGAGGACTCTTCGCGTAAGGAAGAGACTGCGCTGATGGAGATGGCGGTATTGCCGGAATCCAAAATTGTCGGAAGTTCAGCCAGCGACCTGCTGCTGCGAACGCGGTACGGCATAAACCTGCTCGCTATTGCCCGTCAGGGCGAGTGCAGTATGGCCCGATTGCGTTCTATGCGGATCAAGCCCGGCGATGTGCTGCTGATGCAGGGGCAACGTGACAGTTTGAGCGGGTTTGCCGGCAATTCCGGCTGCGTGCCCTTGGCGCAGAGGGATCTGCGCATTCCCGACAAACGTAAAGCAATTATGGCCACGGGCATTATGGTGATTTCCGTGAGCCTGACGGCCCTGGGACTGCTTCCCGCGGAAGTGGCGTTTGCCGCCGGAGTGCTTGCGTCCATGGCGCTGCGCATCGTGCCCTTGCGTTCGGTCTACGAGGCGGTGGACTGGCCGGTGATCGTGCTGCTGGCAGCGCTGCTGCCGGTTGCCGGAGCCATGCAGCATACCGGCGCGGCCGATCTGATCGCGCGCCTGCTGCTGGAAAATGTGGCCCAGGGCAATGCCCTTGTGGGACTGGCCGTGGTCATGCTCACGACCATGGTTTTGACCGATCTCATGAACAATGCCGCAACGGCGGCCGTGATGGCTCCCATCGGGCTGGGCGCGGCGATTCAGCTCGACGTCAATCCGGACACTTTTTTGATGGCCGTTGCCATCGGCGCCTCCTGCGCTTTCCTGACCCCCATCGGGCACCAGAACAACACTCTGATCCTCGGCCCCGGCGGATTTCGTTTTGGCGATTACTGGCGCATGGGCCTACCCATGGACTGTGTGGTCGTCGCCCTGGGGCTTCCGCTTCTGGTTTGGTTTTGGCCTCTGTAG
- a CDS encoding ketopantoate reductase family protein, whose translation METLIIGAGAMGGLFATLLAPVVPTRLFTTNAEHAEAINLAGLSLTGMDGRVRRSAANALTDPRQYGRCADLIIICTKARSTSQAAGIARQLLAKDGLVLTLQNGLGNLELIQAAVGTARAAAGITAQAATLLGPGQVRHAGSGPTVLAAGPGQAKKIAAVAAVFNQAGIPTSVTEDGEALLWSKLIINVGINALTALLRVPNGTLAQIPECESIMAQAVAEAVAVARAMGIELPDETPLDRVKQVCAMTSGNQSSMLQDILKGRPSEIDVINGAVVREGAQNGVPTPVNQMLTQLIKALEATAPHRLPPSSS comes from the coding sequence ATGGAGACATTGATCATCGGTGCCGGGGCGATGGGTGGCCTGTTCGCCACCCTGCTTGCTCCCGTGGTTCCGACACGCCTCTTCACCACCAATGCCGAACACGCCGAGGCCATCAATCTGGCCGGGCTCAGCCTCACCGGCATGGATGGCCGGGTCCGCCGCTCTGCGGCCAATGCGTTGACCGATCCACGGCAATACGGCCGCTGCGCCGACCTGATCATAATCTGCACCAAGGCCCGCTCGACAAGCCAGGCCGCGGGCATTGCCAGGCAGCTGTTGGCAAAGGACGGCCTGGTGCTCACCCTGCAAAACGGGCTCGGCAACCTCGAACTCATTCAGGCCGCAGTGGGCACCGCCCGCGCCGCCGCCGGCATCACCGCTCAAGCGGCCACCCTGCTCGGCCCCGGACAGGTCCGTCATGCCGGCAGCGGTCCGACCGTGCTGGCCGCAGGCCCAGGGCAGGCCAAAAAGATTGCCGCTGTCGCAGCCGTGTTCAACCAGGCAGGCATCCCAACCAGTGTCACCGAAGATGGCGAGGCCTTACTCTGGTCAAAACTCATCATCAACGTGGGGATTAACGCCTTGACCGCATTGCTACGGGTCCCGAACGGCACGCTGGCCCAGATCCCCGAATGCGAGTCCATCATGGCCCAGGCTGTGGCCGAGGCCGTAGCCGTGGCGAGAGCCATGGGCATAGAATTGCCTGACGAGACCCCGCTCGATAGGGTCAAGCAGGTTTGCGCAATGACCAGCGGCAACCAATCCTCCATGCTTCAGGACATCCTGAAAGGCAGGCCTTCTGAAATCGATGTCATCAATGGCGCCGTCGTCCGTGAAGGCGCCCAGAATGGTGTCCCCACGCCGGTCAACCAGATGCTGACGCAACTGATCAAGGCCTTGGAGGCCACAGCCCCCCACCGGCTCCCTCCCTCTTCCTCCTGA
- a CDS encoding BCCT family transporter, translated as MDKGKKKKKKRREPTYERKAIEMAREHYEKQKQKAIHERRVFRGLQIIPTKAYYDDSLGHQPGEDNWVGYGFDVHPHVFFGAGTLLLTFIIVTIMFKDQSAVFFQSVLDGIGNTFGWFYILSANFFVITMILIASSDYGKIRIGGPDALPEFSTFSWYSMLISAGMGIGLMFWSVGEPIFHYMSPSPMFDVPASTPQSAQVALGLTYYHWGIHPWGIYALVGLSLAFFAYNRGLPLTIRSIFYPLLGEKIYGFWGNVIDILSVLATLFGLATSLGLGVKQVATGLTYLFGSPNTVEFAVILIAAITFLAVLSVTAGLDKGVKLLSIGNMYLAGAFMIFLCAVGPTVYILKAFTQNIGFYIQNLPQLSFWVETYYGAEGSNWQNPWTIFYWGWWISWSPFVGMFIARISKGRTVREFILGVMIFPTILSFLWMSSFGGSALWLQIAGKVDIASAVSKDVSTALFVMLENFPLSQITSFIGITLVIVFFVTSSDSGSLVVDHLTSGGKLDSPIPQRIFWAVMEGVCAAALLMGGGLVALQSASIATGLPFTLVLLIMCYSLYKGLQEEDYHARIIEKITPATQTIQIPLGEGDSTTKIAPQATSSQGR; from the coding sequence GTGGACAAAGGTAAAAAAAAGAAAAAAAAGAGACGCGAACCAACCTATGAGCGCAAAGCCATTGAAATGGCGCGCGAGCACTACGAAAAGCAAAAGCAGAAAGCCATCCACGAGCGACGGGTTTTCCGCGGTCTCCAGATCATCCCGACAAAAGCCTATTACGACGACTCCCTTGGTCACCAACCCGGAGAAGACAACTGGGTCGGATACGGGTTCGATGTTCATCCCCATGTCTTTTTCGGCGCGGGGACTCTGCTTTTGACATTCATCATCGTGACTATCATGTTCAAAGACCAGTCGGCAGTCTTTTTTCAAAGCGTACTGGATGGAATCGGCAATACATTTGGCTGGTTTTACATCCTTTCTGCCAACTTCTTTGTCATCACCATGATCCTGATCGCATCCAGCGACTACGGAAAAATACGAATAGGCGGCCCGGACGCCTTGCCGGAATTCTCGACATTCAGCTGGTATTCCATGCTCATCAGCGCCGGCATGGGTATTGGCCTCATGTTCTGGAGCGTAGGCGAACCTATCTTTCATTACATGTCGCCCTCCCCAATGTTCGACGTTCCCGCCAGCACCCCGCAGTCAGCGCAGGTTGCGCTGGGGCTCACGTATTATCATTGGGGAATTCATCCCTGGGGCATCTATGCGCTGGTCGGGCTTTCGCTGGCATTTTTCGCCTACAACAGGGGGCTTCCCCTCACCATCCGCTCCATCTTTTACCCACTTCTGGGTGAAAAAATATATGGATTCTGGGGCAATGTCATCGACATCCTCTCCGTGCTGGCCACGCTTTTCGGTCTCGCCACGTCTCTTGGCCTGGGCGTGAAGCAGGTCGCGACGGGACTGACGTATCTGTTTGGCTCGCCCAACACAGTGGAATTCGCCGTGATCCTGATCGCAGCGATCACGTTCCTGGCTGTCCTCTCAGTGACTGCCGGTCTGGATAAAGGAGTCAAACTGCTGAGTATCGGCAACATGTATCTGGCTGGCGCCTTCATGATCTTTTTGTGCGCGGTGGGTCCGACGGTCTATATTCTCAAGGCTTTTACGCAGAATATCGGCTTTTACATCCAGAACCTGCCACAACTCAGTTTCTGGGTGGAAACCTATTACGGCGCGGAAGGAAGCAACTGGCAAAATCCCTGGACCATATTTTATTGGGGCTGGTGGATCTCGTGGTCACCCTTTGTGGGCATGTTCATAGCCAGAATCTCAAAAGGAAGGACTGTACGCGAATTCATTCTCGGGGTGATGATATTCCCAACGATACTTTCATTCCTGTGGATGTCTTCTTTCGGCGGTTCAGCCCTGTGGTTGCAGATTGCCGGCAAGGTCGACATCGCGAGTGCGGTCAGTAAGGATGTTTCAACAGCACTCTTTGTGATGCTTGAAAATTTTCCGTTGTCGCAGATCACATCATTCATCGGCATAACTCTTGTGATCGTCTTTTTTGTAACCTCATCCGATTCCGGATCGTTGGTAGTAGATCATCTCACCTCAGGCGGAAAACTTGACTCTCCAATCCCGCAGCGCATTTTCTGGGCTGTCATGGAAGGCGTTTGCGCCGCAGCTCTGCTCATGGGAGGCGGATTGGTGGCGCTGCAAAGTGCATCCATCGCCACGGGGTTGCCGTTTACCCTTGTATTGCTGATCATGTGCTACAGCCTGTACAAGGGGTTGCAGGAAGAAGACTACCACGCGCGAATCATAGAAAAGATCACCCCGGCCACGCAAACCATCCAGATCCCTCTGGGAGAAGGCGACTCCACCACCAAAATCGCTCCCCAGGCGACATCAAGTCAGGGCAGATAA
- the tsaA gene encoding tRNA (N6-threonylcarbamoyladenosine(37)-N6)-methyltransferase TrmO, which translates to MHDIRIRPIGVINSPHTDRANMPIQPCGARDVAGRIVMEEALAPGLKDLEGFSHIYLLYHFHMSTGFDLTVVPFMEPAERGLFSTRAPRRPNQIGLSIVRLERIEGNTLHILDVDVLDGTPLLDIKPYFKNFDAFPEAISGWAEAHQNKAGQVRSDTRFVSPKA; encoded by the coding sequence ATGCATGATATCCGCATACGCCCCATCGGCGTCATCAATTCCCCCCACACCGACAGGGCCAACATGCCCATCCAACCATGCGGCGCGCGCGATGTGGCCGGCCGCATCGTGATGGAGGAAGCCCTGGCCCCCGGCCTCAAGGATCTTGAAGGATTTTCCCACATCTATCTGCTCTACCACTTCCATATGAGCACGGGGTTCGATTTAACCGTCGTCCCATTCATGGAACCGGCCGAACGCGGGCTCTTTTCCACCCGCGCTCCCAGACGCCCCAACCAGATCGGCCTGTCCATCGTGAGGCTGGAGCGCATCGAAGGCAATACCCTGCACATCCTGGATGTGGATGTTCTGGACGGCACTCCGCTCCTGGACATCAAGCCCTACTTCAAAAACTTCGACGCCTTCCCCGAAGCCATCTCCGGCTGGGCCGAAGCGCATCAGAACAAGGCAGGCCAAGTCCGCTCCGATACACGCTTTGTCAGCCCCAAGGCGTAA